The Maritimibacter sp. DP1N21-5 DNA window CGCGGCGTTGGCGAGAGCGTGATGGTCAATGCGGTGTTCACCTGTATCGAGCTGACGGGCCTGATCATCATCATCGTGATCGGCATGCTGGTTTTCGGCTCCGGCGAGGCCGACATCGGCAAGGCCTTCGAATTTGGAAACAGGGAGGACGGCATCTTCTGGCCGGTGATCGCGGGAACCACGCTGGCCTTTTTCGCCATGGTGGGTTTCGAGGATTCTGTGAACATGGCCGAGGAAACCAAGGAGCCCAGTCGTATCTTCCCCCGGATCCTCTTTGCCGGCCTGGGGATCGCCGCGCTCCTGTACCTCGTCGTTTCCATCGTCGCTATCTCGATCGTGCCGGTCGAGGAACTGGCAGAGGGCGACACGCCCCTCCTGAAGGTGGTCGAGACCGGGGCGCCCGGCTTTCCGCCCTGGGTCTTCGGGCTCATCACCATGATCGCGGTGGGCAATTCCGCTTTGATCAACCTGCTGATGGCAAGCCGTCTGGTCTATGGGATGAGCGAGGAGGGGGTCCTGCCCTCGGTCTTGGGCAAGGTCAACCGGTCACGCAAGACACCCGTGACGGCAATCCTCTTCACCACGCTCCTCGCGGCCGGGCTGATCACCTTCGTGGGTGCCGTGCCGGAACTGGGCGGCACGACGGCGCTCCTGCTTCTCGCCGTATTCGCCGTGGTCAATGTGGCGGTTCTGGTCCTGAAACGCGACAAGGTCGATCACGACCATTTCCGCACGCCGGTCTGGGTCGCCCTTGCGGGCGCCCTGACCTGTGCCTTTCTTGTGGGGCCCTGGACGGGGCGCGATCCTGTTCAATACGCGATCGCCGCCGTGCTTATCGGGATCGGCGTGGTCTTGTGGGCCTTGACCAGGCTTTGGATGCGCAAGTCCTGATGGCCACGGAGGCCTCCGCGCATAGGGAGGCGCGCCGAGGCTGCGGCAACGCGCGTCACTCGGAAGTCTGCTCTAGGGATCAGTAGGTGCCGGGCGGGTCGCTGGCCGGGAAGGATTCGTCGACCATTTCATCGAGCATGTCCCACCGTCGCGGCGGGTTTCGCATCTGGGACGGCCCTGCATCGCGCACATGAAGCGGCGGCGAGGAACGGCTGTGTGTCCAGGCCCGATAGACGAGCAGTCCAACCGCGGCACCGATGAGAAATCTGACCATGTCGTTTCCTTTCCGAGACAAAGGTGGATTGGCGGCTCGTCCGGTTGCGAGCGGTGTCGGTAAGAGAACGGTCTGTCGATCGGGATGTTCCAAACGAGGGGGCCGGCAGCGGAAACATGTTCACCGCCGGGAACACGCTTTCGCGACCGGCGTTCTGGCAGCATGGAACCTGCTCAGATCTGGATATCGGAACCCGACCGTCTGCTTCACGTGGTCGCGTCGTGCGTCGTCTTCTACATTTTCATCATCGGACTGACGCGCCTGTCGGGCAAACGCACCACCGGCAACATGAACAATTTCGACTGGATTATTACCGTCGGAATCGGTTCCATCATGGCGTCGGGCATCCTGCTGCGAAACGTCTCGATGCTGGACGCCATGGTCGCCGTGTCTGCCCTTGCGGGGCTTCAGTGGCTCACGACATGGGGCACGCTGCGCTCGCATCGGTTTGCGCGCTGGGTGAAGCCGCGTCCCCGCATGCTGCTCAGAAACGGGCACCTGCTTGGGGACGCGCTCCGCTACGAGCGGATCACCGATGACGAAGTGAAATCCGCCCTGCGCAAGGCGGGCCTCGCGCACTGCGACGATGCGGCCTGGGTCGTCATCGAGACCTCCGGGGAACTCTCCGTGATCCGCGCGACCGGCACCTCCGGCACTCCAGAGCCCGACCTGCTGCGCCCGGTGGCGGGCTCGGTGCAGGACCTTCGGGCGGAAACCGACGACCGGGGCGGAACAAGAGGATAGCGGCAGGCGCGGCCCATTGATGAGGCGCGAGGCGGCATTGCCGCAGGCGACGTCCACGTTCGGGCGTGACGCGCCCGGCAGATGTTGTTACTCGGTGGCAAGCGAACTTGGGAAATCCAGATAAACCGAAGGGAACACCATAGGTCCCGGCAACAGACCATAGCCGGGGTCTTGTTTGATAGTATGACATCGACCGCAGCACAGGCTTCGCGCCTTTCCGTGGCACCCATGATGGACTGGACGGACCGGCATTGCCGGTTCTTCCACCGCCTCATGAGCCGCGAGACATTGCTCTACACCGAGATGGTGACCGCACCGGCGCTGGTGCGGGGCGGGGCCGTGCATCTGCTCGACTACAATCCCGAAGAACATCCGGTCGCGCTGCAGTTGGGCGGGTCGGAGCCGGCGGAACTGGCGGAAGCGATGAAGAGGGCGGTGGACCGGGGCTATGACGAGGTCAACCTGAATTGCGGCTGCCCCTCGGACCGGGTGCAATCGGGGACCTTCGGCGCGGTTCTCATGAAGGACCCCGGGCTGGTCGCGGACTGTGTCGGCGCGATGATCCGGGCGGCCGGCGATGTCGAAGTGACGGTGAAATGCCGGATCGGCGTGGATGATCAGGACCCGGATACGGTCTTGCCCGAATTTCTCAAGCAGGTCTCCGACGCCGGGGTGCGCCGGTTCACGATCCATGCGCGCAAGGCCTGGTTGCAGGGCCTGTCGCCCAAGGAGAACAGGGATATTCCGCCGCTCGACTATGATCTCGTCCACAGGATGAAGGCGCGGTTTCCGGACCTGCATCTGTCGATCAATGGCGGGATCACGACACTCAACGAGGCGGAGGCGCATCTCGCACAAGGATTGGACGGTGTGATGATCGGCCGGGCCGCCTACCATACGCCAGCGGATGTCCTGCTCGATGCGGATGCCCGCATCTTCGGCAAGGGGAACGCCTACAAGGACCCCCGCGACGTGGCGCGCGCGATGATCCCCTATGTCGAACGTCACCTCGCCGAGGGCGGCAAGCTCGCCCAGATCACGCGCCACATGCTGGGGCTCTTCGCCGGTCGCCCCGGGGCGCGCCATTTCAAGCGCGTGCTGTCAGAGAATGCGCACAAGCCCACGGCCACGGCGCGTCTGATCGAAGAGGCGATGGCCGAACTCGTCTAGTCACGCCTGGGTATC harbors:
- a CDS encoding APC family permease, producing the protein MSKVDGDAPGDDGGKLKRAIGPGLLLLFIVGDVLGTGIYALTGKVAEEVGGIVWLPFLVAFFVATLTACSYLELVTKYPKAAGAALYTEKAFGIHFVTFLVAFAVMSSGLTSSSTAARAFAENFSTGFGVELGGWAVTLIGLGFVAVIALINMRGVGESVMVNAVFTCIELTGLIIIIVIGMLVFGSGEADIGKAFEFGNREDGIFWPVIAGTTLAFFAMVGFEDSVNMAEETKEPSRIFPRILFAGLGIAALLYLVVSIVAISIVPVEELAEGDTPLLKVVETGAPGFPPWVFGLITMIAVGNSALINLLMASRLVYGMSEEGVLPSVLGKVNRSRKTPVTAILFTTLLAAGLITFVGAVPELGGTTALLLLAVFAVVNVAVLVLKRDKVDHDHFRTPVWVALAGALTCAFLVGPWTGRDPVQYAIAAVLIGIGVVLWALTRLWMRKS
- a CDS encoding DUF421 domain-containing protein, with protein sequence MEPAQIWISEPDRLLHVVASCVVFYIFIIGLTRLSGKRTTGNMNNFDWIITVGIGSIMASGILLRNVSMLDAMVAVSALAGLQWLTTWGTLRSHRFARWVKPRPRMLLRNGHLLGDALRYERITDDEVKSALRKAGLAHCDDAAWVVIETSGELSVIRATGTSGTPEPDLLRPVAGSVQDLRAETDDRGGTRG
- the dusA gene encoding tRNA dihydrouridine(20/20a) synthase DusA, which produces MTSTAAQASRLSVAPMMDWTDRHCRFFHRLMSRETLLYTEMVTAPALVRGGAVHLLDYNPEEHPVALQLGGSEPAELAEAMKRAVDRGYDEVNLNCGCPSDRVQSGTFGAVLMKDPGLVADCVGAMIRAAGDVEVTVKCRIGVDDQDPDTVLPEFLKQVSDAGVRRFTIHARKAWLQGLSPKENRDIPPLDYDLVHRMKARFPDLHLSINGGITTLNEAEAHLAQGLDGVMIGRAAYHTPADVLLDADARIFGKGNAYKDPRDVARAMIPYVERHLAEGGKLAQITRHMLGLFAGRPGARHFKRVLSENAHKPTATARLIEEAMAELV